One Roseovarius sp. M141 genomic region harbors:
- a CDS encoding glycosyltransferase family A protein has protein sequence MTSDLLAPLVDIVIPTYNRAHLIAGAIRAALEQSWWNIRVTVIDDASTDAIESAVQPFLSDPRFNYIRLSRNLGTANAKNAGLLLTAGDAITFHDSDDIPHRDKVLQQVRVLTAQDIGADDCLNWQLANKEAGQRLEVSAALTHHELILPDGRRVEIRRDLSLLDDVFPNLQMGAQVPGGMDTYQFGSLPFGCVPPPRRVRGLHRGGPGIPQPADPERRGHLDRSRTVADQDRDPGQPDAIRSLGLRQRQT, from the coding sequence ATGACATCCGACCTGCTCGCCCCCTTGGTCGATATCGTCATCCCCACCTACAACCGCGCGCATCTGATCGCCGGAGCCATCCGAGCCGCACTGGAGCAAAGCTGGTGGAACATCCGCGTCACGGTCATCGACGACGCCAGCACGGACGCGATCGAAAGCGCGGTGCAGCCGTTCCTCTCTGATCCGCGTTTCAACTATATCCGGTTGTCGCGAAACCTCGGCACCGCCAACGCCAAGAACGCGGGTCTTTTGCTGACTGCGGGCGACGCGATCACGTTCCACGATTCCGACGACATCCCGCATCGCGACAAGGTGTTGCAGCAGGTCCGCGTGTTGACCGCGCAGGATATCGGGGCCGACGACTGCCTGAACTGGCAACTGGCGAACAAGGAGGCGGGGCAGCGGCTGGAGGTCAGCGCGGCACTCACCCACCATGAGCTGATCCTGCCGGACGGGCGTCGCGTCGAGATCCGGCGCGATTTGTCCCTGCTCGATGACGTGTTCCCGAACCTTCAGATGGGCGCGCAGGTGCCGGGGGGAATGGACACATATCAATTCGGGTCTCTTCCGTTCGGATGTGTTCCGCCGCCTCGGCGGGTTCGAGGATTGCATCGAGGAGGACCGGGAATTCCGCAACCGGCTGATCCTGAACGGCGAGGTCATCTGGATCGTTCCCGAACTGTTGCTGACCAAGATCGAGACCCCGGACAGCCTGACGCAATCCGCAGTCTCGGATTACGACAGCGCCAGACGTAA
- a CDS encoding glycosyltransferase family 2 protein, whose protein sequence is MIVCAAIVAIQVALMALRPIIACLPTSLTAGQQRSVTPRFSIHVATHSEPPHLVIRTLRALLDQDWPSGGYEIIVMDNNTADPALWKPVATFCTAHPCRITFLHRMGVRGAKAGALNIALAHTRADATHVVTVDADYVVHRDFLSRAAEALHRTGADYVQFPQSYVATTTTAPGVDAELEEYFRTDAAGADEAEAVLLTGTLCVISKAALIDVGGWSGVTTTEDADLGVRLCHAGFTGRFINRVVGKGLLPLSLRDLEKQRYRWCSGNVQTLLRHGRTILTPVGNFNLHKRLVILSQLTAWFSLALVPSALLTVWLLTGQGQTVAATLAAGAILLGLADITTRVVVRGIRDGQALPVILHALACRIALAPQSAKATFDALTGCRLTFVVTDKAGGKGDPSLSACHLMVFLTAILLLLGVQPTEPLIRAALLALLLPLPAALLTDTSLRAYRAAIAPPLTEVST, encoded by the coding sequence ATGATCGTTTGCGCCGCCATCGTTGCAATTCAGGTTGCCCTGATGGCTCTTCGGCCAATTATCGCCTGTTTGCCCACGTCATTGACAGCAGGTCAGCAGAGATCCGTTACCCCGCGATTTTCAATTCATGTTGCGACCCATTCGGAACCGCCTCACTTGGTGATCCGCACCCTGCGGGCCTTACTCGATCAGGACTGGCCGTCAGGTGGCTACGAGATCATCGTTATGGACAACAACACGGCCGATCCCGCGCTGTGGAAGCCGGTCGCGACCTTCTGCACGGCGCATCCGTGTCGGATCACCTTCCTGCACCGGATGGGCGTGCGCGGCGCCAAGGCCGGCGCGCTCAACATCGCGCTGGCGCACACGCGCGCCGATGCGACCCATGTGGTAACTGTCGATGCGGATTATGTCGTCCATCGCGATTTTCTGAGCCGCGCCGCTGAGGCGTTGCATCGGACCGGGGCGGATTACGTGCAGTTTCCGCAATCTTATGTTGCCACGACGACCACCGCACCGGGTGTGGATGCCGAGCTCGAAGAATATTTTCGCACCGACGCCGCCGGTGCAGACGAGGCCGAGGCAGTGCTGCTGACCGGCACGCTCTGCGTGATTTCGAAAGCGGCGCTGATTGACGTAGGGGGTTGGTCCGGTGTCACCACGACGGAGGATGCGGACCTGGGCGTGCGGCTTTGCCACGCCGGTTTTACCGGGCGGTTTATCAACCGGGTCGTGGGCAAGGGCCTGCTGCCGCTGTCCCTGCGTGATCTCGAAAAGCAGCGGTATCGCTGGTGCAGCGGCAACGTCCAGACCCTGCTGCGACATGGGCGAACGATCCTCACCCCTGTCGGCAATTTCAACCTGCACAAGCGGCTCGTCATCCTGTCGCAACTGACCGCCTGGTTCAGCCTCGCACTGGTTCCCTCCGCGCTCTTGACGGTCTGGCTGCTGACCGGACAGGGGCAAACGGTCGCCGCCACGCTGGCTGCGGGGGCTATCCTGCTCGGCCTGGCTGACATCACGACCCGCGTCGTCGTGCGCGGGATCCGCGACGGGCAAGCCCTTCCGGTTATCCTGCACGCACTGGCCTGTCGCATCGCGCTGGCCCCGCAATCGGCCAAGGCAACCTTCGACGCGCTGACGGGCTGCCGCCTGACATTCGTGGTCACCGACAAGGCCGGCGGCAAGGGCGATCCCTCACTCTCCGCCTGTCATCTCATGGTCTTCCTCACCGCGATCCTGCTGCTGCTCGGCGTGCAACCCACGGAGCCGCTGATCCGCGCCGCGCTGCTGGCGCTCCTGCTGCCGCTGCCCGCCGCGCTGCTGACCGACACAAGCCTGCGCGCCTATCGCGCCGCGATCGCCCCACCCCTGACGGAGGTTTCCACATGA